A DNA window from Candidatus Protochlamydia phocaeensis contains the following coding sequences:
- the gcvPB gene encoding aminomethyl-transferring glycine dehydrogenase subunit GcvPB — MFEMTRTIFEKTQSKQHAFSLPKNEQAFQSIQPSQEGLRQTPLPLPEVSEIDLTRHFAGLAKRNMGIDTNFYPLGSCTMKLNPRVNELCASLPGFTRTHPLAPDESVQGNLALIYELIELLCQVSGMAAGSLVPNAGAQGEFTGVQMIAAYHQQRGDSERVELLIPDNAHGTNPATATMAGFKTIPIRTNAQGDLDIEHLKSAVSSKTAGLMLTNPNTLGLFSSVINEIADIVHGAGGFLYYDGANLNSILNIAKPGEMGFDVMHINLHKTFSTPHGGGGPGSGPVLCNDRLKPFLPVPRVERDEKGYHMQWNSPTSIGQIASFHGNFAIYLRAYLYAKLHGQAGLRRIAEVAVLNANYLKHKISSLLTVPFPQFCMHEFVVQADNYLDKGIRALDIAKRLLDYGVHAPTVYFPLIIKECMLIEPTESESKETLDQFVRILEAIIKEIGQDPNILKNAPHQMPVSRLDEVQAAKNPILKHLTRN, encoded by the coding sequence ATGTTTGAAATGACCAGAACGATATTTGAGAAAACGCAATCTAAACAGCATGCTTTCAGCCTTCCCAAAAATGAGCAGGCTTTTCAATCTATCCAGCCTTCTCAAGAAGGGCTTCGCCAAACCCCTCTTCCCTTGCCGGAGGTATCGGAAATCGATTTGACCCGCCATTTTGCGGGTTTAGCCAAGCGGAATATGGGCATTGATACCAATTTTTATCCGCTGGGCAGTTGTACCATGAAGCTTAACCCGCGCGTGAATGAGCTGTGTGCTAGCTTGCCAGGATTTACCCGCACACATCCTTTGGCGCCTGACGAGTCTGTCCAAGGCAATTTAGCCCTCATTTACGAGCTTATCGAACTGCTTTGCCAAGTGAGCGGAATGGCAGCCGGATCTTTAGTTCCCAATGCGGGCGCTCAAGGAGAGTTTACGGGCGTCCAGATGATTGCGGCTTATCACCAGCAACGAGGCGATTCGGAGAGAGTCGAACTGCTTATTCCCGATAATGCCCATGGGACGAATCCGGCGACTGCGACAATGGCCGGCTTTAAGACCATTCCCATCCGCACCAATGCGCAAGGGGATCTAGATATTGAACATTTAAAGAGCGCGGTATCGTCCAAAACGGCTGGCCTGATGCTGACAAATCCCAATACGCTTGGTCTTTTTAGCTCGGTCATCAATGAAATCGCTGATATTGTCCATGGAGCGGGCGGATTTCTATATTATGACGGCGCCAATCTCAATTCCATTTTGAATATTGCTAAGCCAGGAGAGATGGGATTTGATGTCATGCACATCAACTTGCATAAGACATTTTCCACCCCGCATGGAGGAGGAGGGCCAGGATCAGGGCCTGTCTTATGCAATGATCGACTTAAGCCCTTTTTGCCGGTTCCAAGAGTAGAAAGAGATGAAAAAGGATACCATATGCAATGGAACAGTCCGACAAGCATTGGACAAATCGCTTCTTTTCATGGGAACTTTGCCATTTACCTTAGGGCCTATTTATATGCCAAATTACATGGGCAAGCTGGCTTAAGGCGTATTGCTGAAGTGGCAGTATTAAATGCCAATTACTTAAAGCACAAAATCTCGTCCTTGCTGACAGTGCCTTTTCCGCAGTTTTGCATGCATGAGTTTGTTGTGCAAGCAGATAACTACTTGGATAAGGGCATTAGGGCGCTTGATATTGCCAAACGGCTTTTGGATTATGGCGTGCATGCCCCGACAGTCTATTTTCCTTTAATTATTAAAGAGTGCATGCTGATTGAGCCAACGGAAAGCGAATCGAAAGAGACATTAGATCAATTTGTGCGCATTCTCGAGGCAATCATAAAAGAAATCGGGCAAGATCCGAATATCTTAAAGAATGCACCCCATCAGATGCCTGTTTCCCGTCTTGATGAAGTGCAGGCAGCAAAAAATCCGATTTTAAAGCATCTGACAAGAAACTAA
- the gcvPA gene encoding aminomethyl-transferring glycine dehydrogenase subunit GcvPA, which translates to MDFISNQEPQIQEMLKAIGISCIDELFRAIPSSLILKKPFVEDGLSEYEGIRLMERLAAQNTFPSFENYLGAGAYEHHVPAIVGAICSKSEFLTAYTPYQAEASQGMLQIIFEFQSAICALTGMDVANASVYDGASACAEALLMALRQQKTRRKVLVAESVHPHYRGVIEQYLKNQEGEIALVPFYPGGKLDSEAVKKALDEQTAAILIQSPNFLGNIEEAKQVFAMAKEKGALSILCADPLSYGLYASAAELGADIAVGDCQPLGLSLSYGGPYAGYMACRQELMRQMPGRIVGETVDRQGKRGFVLTLQAREQHIRREKATSNICTNQALAALASLIAILWYGKEGLPALALTNYQRANYLKQQLTEVKGATIWNRGQTFNEFVIEFSQPLDQVLAHFRKKGIEPGLPLGRYFPSLSHGLLVAVTETKSQDQLNRYVQAAKELNDL; encoded by the coding sequence ATGGACTTTATTTCGAATCAGGAACCGCAAATTCAAGAGATGCTAAAAGCCATTGGCATAAGCTGCATTGACGAGCTTTTTCGAGCCATTCCTTCTTCCCTGATTTTGAAAAAGCCTTTTGTAGAAGATGGTTTGTCTGAATATGAAGGCATCCGCTTAATGGAAAGGTTGGCAGCTCAAAATACATTTCCCTCTTTCGAGAATTATTTGGGTGCCGGAGCCTATGAGCATCATGTTCCCGCTATTGTGGGAGCAATTTGCAGTAAATCGGAGTTTTTGACGGCTTATACTCCTTATCAGGCCGAAGCCTCTCAAGGTATGCTTCAAATCATTTTTGAATTCCAATCCGCTATTTGCGCGTTGACCGGAATGGACGTTGCCAATGCTTCGGTTTACGATGGAGCATCGGCTTGCGCAGAAGCTTTATTGATGGCTCTTAGGCAGCAAAAAACGCGCCGCAAGGTCCTTGTTGCAGAATCGGTTCATCCTCATTACCGCGGAGTCATTGAACAATATTTGAAAAATCAAGAAGGGGAGATTGCCCTCGTTCCTTTTTATCCAGGAGGCAAGCTGGATAGCGAAGCAGTGAAAAAAGCTTTAGATGAACAGACAGCAGCTATCTTGATCCAATCTCCTAATTTTCTCGGTAATATAGAAGAAGCCAAGCAGGTCTTTGCAATGGCTAAGGAGAAAGGTGCCTTATCTATCCTTTGCGCCGATCCGCTAAGCTATGGGCTTTATGCCTCGGCCGCCGAATTAGGCGCAGATATTGCAGTAGGAGATTGCCAACCGTTAGGACTGTCTTTATCGTATGGAGGCCCCTATGCAGGTTATATGGCTTGTCGCCAGGAATTGATGCGCCAGATGCCGGGGCGCATTGTGGGGGAAACGGTCGATCGGCAAGGAAAACGGGGATTTGTACTGACCCTGCAAGCGAGAGAGCAGCATATCAGGCGTGAAAAGGCAACGTCTAATATCTGTACGAACCAGGCTCTAGCGGCTTTAGCTAGTCTGATTGCCATTTTATGGTATGGCAAAGAAGGGCTGCCGGCCTTGGCCTTAACCAATTATCAGCGGGCAAACTATTTGAAGCAACAATTGACTGAAGTGAAAGGAGCGACAATCTGGAATCGAGGCCAGACTTTCAACGAATTCGTTATTGAATTTAGCCAACCGCTTGATCAGGTATTGGCGCATTTTCGCAAGAAAGGGATAGAGCCCGGCCTTCCTCTTGGACGCTATTTTCCAAGCTTGAGTCATGGCCTATTAGTGGCTGTGACCGAAACAAAGAGTCAAGACCAATTGAATCGCTATGTGCAGGCTGCCAAGGAATTGAATGATTTATGA
- the gcvH gene encoding glycine cleavage system protein GcvH, giving the protein MKFTDSHEWIEMETTDVARVGVSQYAQKELGDIVYIELPTAGRPLNAGQEAAVLESTKAAADVYSPASGTIIEVNERLANAPELVNQSPEKEGWLFKIRLSNPSELDLLMEQKDYQAMLNGA; this is encoded by the coding sequence ATGAAATTTACAGATTCGCATGAATGGATAGAAATGGAAACTACAGATGTCGCTCGCGTAGGCGTCTCGCAGTATGCTCAAAAAGAATTGGGAGACATTGTCTACATTGAATTGCCTACTGCCGGCAGGCCGCTCAATGCAGGCCAAGAAGCCGCAGTCTTAGAATCGACCAAAGCGGCAGCCGATGTCTATTCTCCTGCAAGCGGGACGATCATAGAGGTCAACGAAAGATTGGCCAATGCGCCTGAGCTTGTCAATCAATCGCCAGAAAAAGAGGGATGGCTGTTTAAAATCCGTCTATCAAATCCGTCCGAATTGGACCTTCTAATGGAACAGAAAGATTATCAAGCCATGTTGAATGGAGCATAA
- the gcvT gene encoding glycine cleavage system aminomethyltransferase GcvT → MRTALYDRHCELGAKMASFAGWDMPIQYKGILAEHQAVRQAVGLFDVSHMGRILVSGPMAEQLLDRLSTNRIAGKPPFSATYTVWCNDQGGCLDDVIVYRIDQTHFFVIVNAGNRQKDLEHLKAHAQELEVTIEDCYAGSGILALQGPHAKPLLASFFPQIEALKPMHFLQASEKGENFYISRTGYTGAGGYEMYASNEVIISLWDRLLEKGAVYQILPAGLGARDTLRLEMGFALYGHELSDTIYPNETVSAWTIKWDKADFIGKEKIEQLEKNPSKRRAYGVKLTDPGIPRQGYAVLKGDKKIGEVTSGSFSPTLNQAIALILVDAPLQIEEEVAIQIRQNLCHAHVVQLPFVRKNA, encoded by the coding sequence ATGAGAACCGCTCTTTATGATCGCCATTGTGAATTGGGAGCTAAAATGGCTTCTTTTGCTGGATGGGACATGCCAATCCAGTATAAAGGTATTTTAGCGGAGCATCAAGCTGTTCGTCAGGCTGTGGGATTATTCGATGTATCCCATATGGGACGTATTTTAGTCAGCGGTCCAATGGCTGAGCAGTTGCTTGATCGCTTGTCTACCAATCGCATTGCGGGGAAGCCTCCTTTTTCTGCAACCTATACAGTCTGGTGTAATGACCAAGGCGGATGCCTTGATGATGTCATTGTCTACCGCATCGATCAAACGCATTTTTTTGTCATTGTCAATGCAGGCAATCGGCAGAAGGATTTAGAGCATCTCAAAGCACATGCGCAGGAATTGGAGGTGACGATTGAGGATTGTTATGCGGGAAGTGGTATTTTAGCTTTGCAAGGCCCCCATGCCAAGCCCTTATTGGCTAGTTTTTTTCCTCAAATTGAAGCACTGAAGCCTATGCATTTTCTTCAAGCTTCGGAAAAAGGAGAAAACTTTTATATTTCACGGACTGGCTATACGGGAGCTGGCGGGTATGAAATGTATGCCTCCAATGAGGTCATTATCTCCTTATGGGATCGTTTACTTGAAAAAGGGGCGGTCTATCAAATTCTACCGGCCGGATTGGGCGCTCGAGATACGCTGCGTTTGGAAATGGGTTTTGCGCTTTATGGCCACGAGCTTTCCGATACCATTTATCCCAATGAAACGGTATCTGCATGGACGATAAAATGGGACAAAGCGGACTTTATTGGGAAAGAGAAAATAGAGCAATTAGAAAAAAATCCCTCTAAGCGAAGAGCTTATGGAGTTAAGCTGACAGACCCTGGAATTCCTCGACAAGGCTATGCTGTTCTCAAAGGAGACAAGAAAATCGGCGAGGTTACATCGGGATCTTTTTCTCCCACCTTGAATCAAGCTATCGCCCTTATTTTAGTGGACGCTCCCCTGCAGATCGAAGAAGAGGTTGCTATTCAAATTCGTCAAAACTTATGCCACGCCCACGTGGTTCAATTGCCTTTTGTGAGGAAAAACGCATGA
- a CDS encoding SurA N-terminal domain-containing protein → MLDFFRRYQRYFFLVITVVVIISFSFFGTYSTLGSNTWREQLAFKAVDGKEVTRSDVDEMAIFLATDNEDKQLYGGAWGPNFLNDGVIRKDFLETGLAQELVSAYRADVQDDLQKRLQKEKKYTPYMHPQAPFLSMENVWSYFIPDMTANFDTLRAAQDATDPGAFNSRIALFLGEKTFPSSSVKQVLRYQEKQYSWLKPDEDLNQRDLSLFGYHTLEDWFGPHFTRLVSQFIINAAILAEAQGYQVSKAEAMADLIRNTQTSYQQNQNKPSIGVASPEEYFTEQLRLLNMDQARAVKIWRQVLLFRRYFQDAGHSALVDTLAYQQFNQFSNESLFVDVYRLPAELRFGDYDTLQKFEVYLNAVSKQTRKDPLDLPTEFLSVAEVSRTYPELVQKRYVLDVAQVNDKKLQARIGIKDMWNWEIDEQNWATLKKQFPELNQKAGKTREERFETLDGLDSATRSKIDAFAKKAILRSHPEWIAQALADAQPQKMAVGLRTEGGKMPFNGLDAKDKRQAFIRLLDQASLNEGPAEGSPLYAYTADDQNYYRIRVLERSPDSEILTFAEANADGTLNDVRQRALEKYYVAIREQDPAAYQKENKEWKSFNSVKELVAEHYLNKTLAALQTVQKTLFVGDKEPSSWSKDQAASFRFYAHLQKAKEALQKKPEEASQFVRASEGEDKEQPSSRRPLKDQWLLEKATTSISRQKQEAGIDPAVAFAMVENTWSAIETPVNGNILFFQLKGKSDESSKQATAMAEQARQAQALLSAEAQRQLMRHVLQEIQAKGAISLAYLKIPQDSPANEPESLSSGF, encoded by the coding sequence ATGCTCGATTTTTTTCGCAGATATCAACGTTATTTTTTTCTTGTGATTACCGTTGTCGTCATCATTTCTTTTTCCTTCTTCGGAACGTATAGCACCCTAGGTTCAAATACGTGGCGGGAGCAGCTCGCATTCAAAGCGGTTGACGGAAAAGAAGTGACGCGCTCGGATGTGGATGAGATGGCGATATTTTTAGCTACAGACAATGAAGACAAACAACTATATGGAGGAGCATGGGGACCTAATTTTCTGAATGATGGCGTCATTCGCAAGGATTTCCTAGAAACAGGCCTTGCGCAGGAACTCGTGAGTGCTTATCGGGCTGACGTACAGGACGATTTGCAAAAGCGCCTTCAAAAGGAAAAAAAATATACTCCTTATATGCACCCTCAAGCGCCTTTTTTGAGTATGGAAAATGTGTGGAGCTATTTTATTCCAGATATGACTGCCAATTTTGATACGCTGCGCGCCGCTCAAGACGCAACGGATCCCGGCGCATTTAACAGCCGTATAGCTCTTTTCCTGGGAGAAAAGACGTTTCCCTCCTCTTCTGTTAAGCAGGTTTTGCGCTATCAAGAGAAGCAATATTCTTGGTTGAAGCCAGATGAAGATTTAAATCAGCGCGATCTCTCTTTATTCGGCTATCATACGCTAGAAGATTGGTTCGGTCCGCACTTTACGCGCCTAGTCAGCCAATTTATCATCAATGCAGCCATTTTAGCGGAGGCCCAGGGCTATCAAGTCTCTAAGGCAGAAGCAATGGCAGATCTGATTCGCAATACGCAGACGAGCTATCAACAAAATCAGAACAAGCCTTCTATCGGCGTCGCTTCCCCAGAAGAATATTTTACCGAGCAACTGCGCCTATTAAATATGGATCAAGCGCGAGCTGTGAAAATATGGCGTCAAGTGCTTTTATTCCGCCGCTATTTTCAAGATGCCGGTCATTCGGCTTTAGTAGATACGCTAGCCTATCAACAATTCAATCAGTTCAGCAATGAAAGCCTGTTCGTTGATGTCTATCGATTGCCGGCAGAACTGCGTTTTGGAGATTACGACACTTTGCAAAAATTTGAGGTTTATCTCAATGCCGTCTCCAAACAAACGCGAAAAGATCCCTTGGATTTGCCAACGGAATTTTTATCGGTTGCCGAGGTATCAAGAACTTATCCTGAGCTTGTCCAAAAAAGATATGTATTGGATGTGGCTCAAGTAAATGACAAAAAGCTGCAGGCTCGCATTGGCATTAAAGACATGTGGAATTGGGAAATCGACGAACAAAATTGGGCGACTCTCAAAAAACAGTTTCCTGAATTAAACCAGAAGGCTGGAAAGACGCGAGAAGAGCGCTTCGAAACACTGGATGGTTTGGATTCAGCGACTCGCTCTAAAATCGACGCCTTTGCTAAAAAAGCGATTCTTCGTTCCCATCCCGAATGGATTGCTCAAGCTTTAGCGGATGCTCAGCCGCAGAAAATGGCTGTCGGTTTGCGCACAGAGGGAGGAAAAATGCCGTTTAATGGGCTAGATGCAAAAGATAAGCGCCAGGCATTCATTCGCTTGCTTGACCAAGCGTCCCTTAATGAAGGGCCTGCGGAAGGATCTCCGCTCTACGCTTATACAGCAGATGATCAAAACTATTATCGCATACGGGTATTAGAGCGTTCTCCTGATTCGGAAATTTTAACTTTCGCCGAAGCCAACGCAGACGGCACATTGAACGATGTCCGCCAGCGGGCTCTTGAGAAGTATTATGTCGCTATCCGCGAACAAGATCCGGCTGCTTATCAAAAAGAGAATAAGGAATGGAAATCTTTCAATTCGGTTAAGGAACTGGTTGCTGAGCATTATTTAAATAAAACACTCGCTGCTCTGCAAACGGTGCAAAAGACCCTATTCGTCGGCGACAAAGAGCCTTCTTCTTGGAGTAAGGATCAAGCGGCTTCTTTCCGTTTCTATGCCCATCTGCAAAAGGCTAAGGAAGCCTTGCAAAAAAAACCTGAGGAGGCAAGTCAATTTGTCCGTGCTTCTGAAGGCGAAGATAAGGAGCAGCCATCAAGTCGCCGTCCTTTAAAAGACCAATGGCTACTGGAAAAAGCAACGACTTCTATCAGCCGTCAAAAGCAAGAAGCTGGCATTGATCCAGCGGTAGCTTTTGCCATGGTAGAGAATACGTGGTCAGCTATTGAGACGCCAGTCAATGGCAATATTCTATTCTTCCAACTTAAAGGCAAGAGCGATGAATCTTCCAAGCAGGCAACGGCAATGGCTGAACAGGCAAGACAAGCGCAAGCTTTATTGTCTGCCGAGGCTCAGCGCCAACTGATGCGTCATGTTTTGCAAGAAATTCAAGCTAAGGGAGCGATTTCCTTGGCTTATCTGAAGATTCCTCAAGACAGTCCTGCCAATGAGCCAGAATCCCTTTCTTCAGGTTTCTAG
- a CDS encoding phosphate-starvation-inducible PsiE family protein has translation MQDDSDTNFPLEVKSPFINFLQKLLLFGLKILACLMALVIIWSILDVAFILYQKAKETPFLLINIDSLLEAFGGFLVVLIAIEIFLNIILYLRKDMGHLRLVIATALMAIARKIIILDYAHTSAFHMLAMGAIIVALGIAYWLINHAHRPLMPHYKKLENESNQKIEG, from the coding sequence ATGCAAGACGATAGCGATACCAATTTTCCTCTAGAAGTGAAGAGCCCCTTCATCAATTTTTTGCAAAAGCTTCTGCTATTTGGCTTAAAAATCCTCGCTTGCTTGATGGCCTTGGTGATTATTTGGTCCATCTTAGATGTCGCATTTATTTTATATCAGAAAGCTAAAGAGACCCCTTTTCTCCTAATTAATATCGATTCCCTCTTGGAGGCTTTCGGCGGCTTTCTCGTTGTCTTGATTGCCATAGAAATCTTTCTCAATATTATTTTATATTTGCGCAAAGACATGGGGCATTTGCGCCTGGTCATTGCAACGGCTTTGATGGCAATTGCGCGAAAGATTATCATCTTGGACTATGCCCATACCTCCGCGTTTCACATGTTGGCCATGGGCGCGATCATTGTGGCTTTAGGAATCGCATATTGGCTAATCAATCATGCCCATCGTCCCCTCATGCCCCACTATAAAAAGCTTGAAAATGAATCTAATCAAAAGATAGAAGGCTAG
- a CDS encoding lipoate--protein ligase family protein encodes MGWQVIDSGSLPPGQIMAKDEALLHQLDKQSDPILHFYEWDRDCLTYGYFTDPTRYLDLDAIASHKIEMARRPTGGGIILHLTDFAFSVLVPASHPHFSLNTLENYAYVNQCIAKAVVLFTGNQVQPELLAEEENCTAACLGFCMAKPTQYDLIVQGKKVGGAAQRRTKQGFLHQGSLSLAFPPASLLESILKDKSQVLAAMQQHTYPLLGKEWTFSQLYLARQELKQLIQAALLA; translated from the coding sequence ATGGGCTGGCAAGTCATCGATTCAGGCTCTCTTCCTCCCGGCCAAATTATGGCAAAAGATGAAGCGCTGCTCCATCAATTGGATAAGCAAAGCGATCCTATTTTGCATTTTTACGAATGGGACAGAGACTGCTTGACTTATGGCTATTTTACGGATCCAACACGTTATTTAGACCTAGATGCCATCGCTTCCCATAAGATAGAAATGGCCCGCCGTCCTACCGGCGGAGGGATCATTTTGCATTTAACGGACTTCGCCTTTTCCGTGTTGGTTCCAGCTTCCCATCCCCATTTTTCCTTGAATACTTTGGAAAATTATGCCTATGTCAATCAATGCATTGCCAAAGCTGTTGTCCTTTTTACCGGAAACCAAGTCCAACCGGAATTATTAGCCGAAGAGGAAAACTGCACAGCTGCCTGCCTAGGATTTTGCATGGCAAAGCCTACCCAATATGATTTAATTGTACAGGGGAAAAAAGTCGGGGGGGCTGCGCAGCGGCGCACCAAACAGGGATTTTTACATCAAGGCAGTCTTTCTTTGGCTTTTCCTCCTGCTTCCCTTTTAGAGTCTATCTTAAAGGATAAATCACAGGTGTTAGCCGCCATGCAGCAGCATACCTATCCCCTATTGGGAAAGGAATGGACTTTTTCTCAGCTTTATCTTGCCAGGCAGGAGTTGAAGCAGCTTATTCAAGCAGCTCTCCTAGCTTGA
- the rnc gene encoding ribonuclease III yields MNQIEHLIQNASVIETRLGYSFKDRSLLVLAFVHRSFINENREITQHNERLEFLGDAVLGMLISDYLYRYLPTTPEGQLSYLRSRLVEASSCVSYIQTLNIASFILLGKGERMNDGRGRESILADLFEAIIGAIYLDGGIEAAKQFIFANFTKQIEAILATPLRNWKALLQDYCQKKYQQTPVYNVLQESGPDHSKVFQISVLINQQELGRGTGASKKEAQQAAAADALSRFNLPEIFS; encoded by the coding sequence ATGAATCAGATTGAACATTTAATTCAAAACGCTTCTGTCATTGAGACTCGGTTAGGCTATTCTTTCAAAGATCGCTCTTTGCTTGTTTTAGCTTTTGTCCATCGCTCATTCATTAATGAAAACCGAGAAATCACTCAGCATAATGAACGCTTGGAATTTCTAGGGGATGCCGTTCTGGGCATGCTCATTTCCGATTACCTTTACCGCTATTTGCCGACTACGCCAGAGGGACAATTGTCTTATTTGCGTTCCAGATTGGTAGAAGCCAGTTCGTGCGTCAGTTACATTCAGACGCTCAATATTGCGTCTTTCATTTTATTGGGGAAAGGCGAGAGAATGAATGACGGACGGGGGCGCGAATCCATTTTAGCCGATCTTTTTGAGGCGATCATTGGAGCAATTTATTTGGACGGAGGCATTGAAGCCGCCAAGCAATTTATTTTTGCGAATTTCACCAAACAGATTGAAGCCATTCTAGCAACCCCTTTGAGAAATTGGAAAGCGCTGCTTCAAGACTACTGCCAAAAAAAGTATCAGCAAACACCCGTCTATAATGTTCTGCAAGAATCCGGCCCCGACCACAGCAAAGTGTTTCAAATTTCCGTTCTCATCAACCAGCAAGAATTAGGCCGTGGCACGGGAGCTTCAAAAAAAGAGGCTCAACAAGCGGCCGCAGCCGATGCGCTTTCACGATTCAACCTTCCCGAGATTTTTTCTTAA
- the radA gene encoding DNA repair protein RadA produces the protein MAKQKSVWYCSECGHKQLKWLGQCPSCTQWNTFHEELEMSSLPRRFEAQPVATSKPVKLQEVKLQETPRILTHIGECDRLIGGGLVPGSLTLVGGDPGIGKSTLMLQLSYALAKQGLIVLYICGEESVEQTSLRAQRLGIQTDNLLLLCETNFSLIKSQIDQLNPDVLIVDSIQIVYKSEITSAPGSVSQVRETTTEFMHLAKGRGIATFLIGHVTKSGEIAGPRVLEHLVDTVLYFEGDKQHNYRMIRVVKNRFGPTDEIAVFQMKQSGLIEVPNPSEIFLEERRKEVIGSVIIPTLEGSRPILIEVQALVTDTVFSTPSRRCTGLDQNRLALLLAVLEKRMGYQLHKCDVFVSVAGGLRITEPAIDLGILLASASSMRNRIIDPETTVVGEVGLGGEVRSVPRLESRLKEAIHMGFRRCIIPKRNLKGISDDIRQKIAIQGVEFVEEAVDAVLK, from the coding sequence ATGGCCAAACAAAAAAGCGTTTGGTACTGTTCAGAATGCGGACATAAACAGCTCAAATGGCTGGGACAATGTCCCTCGTGTACCCAATGGAATACCTTTCATGAAGAGTTAGAAATGTCATCTTTGCCTCGTCGTTTTGAGGCGCAACCGGTGGCAACGAGCAAGCCTGTCAAGCTCCAAGAGGTCAAACTGCAAGAGACCCCCCGCATTTTAACGCATATCGGCGAATGCGATCGCTTGATCGGCGGCGGGCTTGTGCCAGGTTCCTTAACCCTTGTCGGAGGCGATCCCGGCATCGGCAAATCGACTTTGATGCTTCAGCTTTCTTATGCTTTAGCCAAACAAGGTCTGATCGTCCTTTACATTTGCGGCGAAGAATCTGTTGAGCAAACGTCTTTGCGAGCCCAGCGTTTGGGCATCCAAACGGATAATTTATTGCTGCTTTGCGAGACCAACTTCTCTTTGATTAAATCTCAAATTGACCAGCTCAATCCGGATGTTCTCATCGTCGATTCTATCCAGATTGTCTATAAAAGCGAAATCACGTCAGCCCCCGGCTCTGTCTCTCAAGTACGCGAGACGACCACAGAATTTATGCACCTTGCCAAGGGACGAGGCATTGCCACTTTTTTGATCGGACACGTTACGAAGTCCGGCGAAATTGCAGGCCCGCGCGTCTTGGAGCACTTAGTTGACACTGTGCTTTATTTCGAGGGTGACAAGCAGCACAACTACCGCATGATCCGCGTGGTCAAGAACCGCTTCGGCCCCACTGACGAGATTGCAGTCTTTCAAATGAAGCAATCGGGTTTAATCGAAGTCCCCAATCCATCGGAAATCTTTTTGGAAGAGCGCCGCAAAGAGGTAATCGGTTCTGTGATCATTCCGACTTTAGAAGGCTCGCGCCCCATCTTAATCGAGGTGCAAGCACTTGTCACCGATACAGTTTTCAGCACCCCCTCGCGCAGATGTACGGGGCTTGACCAAAACCGCCTGGCCCTCTTATTGGCTGTTCTGGAAAAACGCATGGGCTACCAATTGCACAAGTGCGATGTCTTTGTTTCGGTCGCTGGAGGATTGCGCATTACCGAACCGGCCATTGACTTGGGAATTTTGCTCGCTTCCGCCTCTTCTATGCGCAACCGCATCATCGATCCGGAAACAACCGTCGTCGGAGAAGTGGGTTTGGGAGGAGAAGTGCGCAGCGTGCCCCGTTTAGAAAGTCGTCTGAAAGAGGCCATTCACATGGGATTCCGCCGCTGCATTATCCCCAAACGCAATCTCAAAGGCATTTCCGACGATATCCGTCAGAAAATCGCCATCCAAGGGGTCGAATTTGTGGAGGAGGCCGTCGATGCAGTGCTCAAATAA